In uncultured Umboniibacter sp., one genomic interval encodes:
- a CDS encoding arginine deiminase family protein, translating to MFKQAIVRKPSRSISEGLTGASLGTPNYDNAVVQHQAYVSTLNALGLSVTQLPALNELADATFVEDVALLVDDVAVLTRPGAASREPEVAFMKDTINQLFSEVHTIVAPGTLEAGDIMRVERKLYVGLSARTNEAGVAQLSAIFAPYGVEVISVEMAEMLHLKTGVNYLSNNQMLVCGEFVNHPAFSQYECFEIPIGEEYAANSLWINGTVIVPSGFDKTAKLVEQLGYPVVRVDTSEFRKIDGGLSCLSLRF from the coding sequence ATGTTTAAACAAGCCATCGTTCGTAAACCTTCTCGTTCAATTAGTGAAGGTTTAACGGGCGCAAGTCTCGGTACGCCGAACTACGATAACGCGGTAGTGCAACACCAAGCATACGTCAGCACCCTAAATGCTTTAGGTCTATCGGTAACTCAACTCCCTGCGCTGAATGAACTAGCCGATGCCACCTTCGTAGAAGATGTGGCATTACTGGTTGATGACGTAGCCGTCCTAACTCGGCCCGGTGCAGCGAGTCGCGAACCTGAAGTCGCCTTCATGAAAGACACAATTAATCAGCTCTTTAGCGAAGTGCACACCATTGTCGCTCCCGGCACGCTTGAGGCAGGCGATATTATGCGTGTTGAGCGTAAACTCTATGTAGGGCTTTCAGCGCGAACCAATGAAGCAGGTGTGGCGCAGTTAAGCGCAATCTTCGCCCCGTATGGTGTAGAGGTAATTAGTGTTGAGATGGCGGAGATGCTGCATCTAAAAACCGGTGTTAACTACCTGAGCAATAACCAAATGCTAGTCTGCGGCGAGTTCGTTAATCACCCGGCCTTTTCTCAATATGAGTGTTTTGAAATACCGATCGGTGAAGAATACGCGGCGAATTCACTGTGGATTAATGGTACGGTAATTGTCCCCTCGGGTTTCGATAAGACGGCAAAATTGGTGGAGCAGCTCGGTTACCCAGTGGTTCGTGTCGATACCTCCGAATTTAGAAAAATTGATGGCGGTCTAAGCTGCCTTAGCTTGCGATTTTAG
- a CDS encoding helix-turn-helix transcriptional regulator: MVQFSYFQHRLSKFQSVQEAAVIFQDYCLAQGFEHCIFQPQIGDLSPLRNTYQTLMASFGWHEFDTQQWNRFGFDQQADLIQHLSTSRQPFAFNVDGIQSYWHKRRDFDLIRAIFRRYEIKQGVVVPLHQPLNSLGYVVLFTQRSLDLQPFVEQHRSELSIISHCFLEKLIELSQMDEQQVELCGLSQKEWECLHLAAQGMTEKEMAGRLARSADTIKFHLRNAARKLAAKNRTQAVAKALKFGIIRP, from the coding sequence ATGGTTCAATTTTCATATTTTCAGCACCGGTTATCTAAGTTTCAATCAGTTCAAGAGGCGGCCGTAATTTTTCAGGACTACTGCTTAGCTCAAGGCTTTGAACATTGTATTTTTCAGCCGCAAATCGGTGATCTCAGTCCCCTGCGAAACACTTATCAGACGCTAATGGCTAGCTTTGGGTGGCATGAATTTGATACTCAACAGTGGAATCGCTTCGGGTTTGATCAACAGGCCGACTTAATCCAACATCTATCCACCAGTCGCCAACCCTTTGCTTTTAATGTCGATGGGATTCAAAGCTATTGGCATAAGCGTCGTGACTTTGATCTTATTCGTGCAATATTTCGGCGCTATGAAATCAAACAGGGAGTGGTTGTTCCGCTGCACCAACCGCTGAACTCATTGGGCTACGTGGTGCTTTTTACCCAGCGCAGTTTAGACTTACAACCGTTCGTAGAACAGCATCGTTCGGAACTTTCAATTATCAGTCATTGCTTCTTAGAAAAGCTAATTGAACTAAGCCAGATGGATGAACAACAGGTTGAGCTCTGTGGTCTCTCGCAGAAAGAATGGGAATGCCTCCACTTAGCTGCACAGGGAATGACCGAAAAGGAAATGGCCGGTAGACTGGCTCGTTCAGCGGATACAATCAAGTTCCACCTTCGCAATGCTGCCCGAAAGCTCGCCGCTAAAAATCGAACTCAAGCTGTCGCAAAAGCTTTAAAGTTTGGCATCATCCGTCCGTAA
- a CDS encoding DUF3080 family protein, producing the protein MSLIEFWQLKACELHQTIAERNSGLGRFQQSSQKLLYELAVIDQIPRCVLIIQAEFPELAAELKLLRANKLKALPASIYQATINGPEWARLHSNLQTEALNIASALSALRQLAGFSEQWIRGDFSQSTSNVEVLLGQIYHSNAASYLLRFAQRELAYYQLANQTFISQLAAAPLCLQPSPTRKARRFHGLVTHYFNHNIQQTGSTTLQTWRELNEVLTRIETSLPGLISSQQQAYIDHRHNVQTSLVAAQRDHARMATELLAQCGLAVNSG; encoded by the coding sequence ATGAGCCTGATCGAATTTTGGCAACTCAAGGCCTGCGAGCTCCATCAGACCATCGCGGAACGAAACTCTGGCCTCGGAAGGTTTCAGCAATCGTCGCAGAAACTACTTTATGAATTAGCCGTTATTGACCAAATCCCTCGCTGCGTACTCATCATTCAAGCGGAGTTTCCTGAGTTAGCAGCTGAACTAAAACTGCTTAGAGCTAATAAGCTAAAAGCATTACCAGCAAGCATCTATCAGGCAACGATTAATGGGCCTGAGTGGGCCCGACTCCACAGTAACTTGCAAACTGAGGCGCTCAATATTGCCTCGGCCCTGAGCGCGCTTCGACAACTAGCAGGGTTTTCTGAACAGTGGATTCGCGGTGACTTCTCTCAGTCAACCAGTAACGTTGAAGTGCTGCTAGGGCAAATTTATCACTCCAATGCTGCCAGCTATCTCTTACGATTTGCTCAACGAGAATTGGCCTACTATCAACTTGCCAACCAGACCTTTATCAGCCAGCTTGCTGCGGCGCCGCTTTGTCTTCAACCTTCTCCCACGCGCAAGGCTCGGCGGTTTCACGGGCTTGTTACCCACTATTTCAACCACAACATCCAGCAAACTGGGAGCACAACACTACAAACTTGGCGTGAGCTTAATGAAGTCCTTACTCGTATCGAGACGTCCCTTCCGGGATTAATATCAAGCCAACAGCAAGCCTACATTGACCATCGTCACAACGTACAAACTTCGCTCGTTGCAGCCCAGAGGGACCACGCAAGAATGGCTACTGAGCTATTAGCGCAATGTGGCTTGGCGGTCAATTCCGGGTAG
- a CDS encoding sodium-dependent transporter, with protein MTVSREHFGSRLGFVLAAAGSAVGIGNLVGFPVAAAKNGGGAFLLVYAIFVAFICLPIMMAELTMGRTSQKDPSQAYSSLGGSGPVWGFAGVIGVLTPFMIAVFYSVITVWILGYFTAIIGGDLESLADPAYFGSFISSEAVFGYLAVVGVIVFAILAGGVKDGIERAAKLLMPALFVMLIAMVIYTLSLPNAMAGVSFYLIPDVSKITPSVISGALSQAFFSLSLGMGILITYGSYMDRNTDIKQSAKLVALTDTLVAFSAGLLILPAIFSFDPQINTAELSESSVSLMFSFLPKIFVALQADVGVFWASTIACVFFLLVLVAAITSLVSIIEVPLSAMSERRAMNRKRSIAFMVLLLGAFGAAASMSFGLSDFFTQFVFYSGADKSLFDVIYDIFYDTILPLNGLLVCLFVMYKWKKANFQKALHEGAADRAMSWYDRYMNFALSGFIPLVLAVIFVNTVLTKFFS; from the coding sequence ATGACAGTTTCTCGAGAGCACTTTGGTTCACGCCTAGGGTTCGTCCTAGCAGCGGCAGGTTCAGCCGTTGGTATTGGTAATTTGGTCGGCTTCCCAGTGGCTGCAGCTAAGAACGGCGGCGGTGCATTTCTGTTGGTCTATGCGATCTTTGTCGCGTTCATTTGTCTGCCAATTATGATGGCAGAATTAACCATGGGTAGAACCAGTCAAAAAGATCCCAGCCAAGCTTATTCCTCGCTAGGTGGTTCGGGCCCGGTGTGGGGCTTCGCTGGCGTTATTGGTGTATTAACGCCGTTCATGATTGCCGTGTTCTACTCAGTGATTACCGTCTGGATTTTGGGGTATTTCACCGCAATTATTGGCGGCGACTTAGAATCGCTTGCGGACCCTGCCTATTTTGGCTCGTTTATTTCTAGTGAGGCGGTGTTTGGTTATCTAGCAGTCGTAGGTGTCATTGTTTTTGCGATTCTTGCGGGTGGGGTAAAGGACGGAATTGAACGCGCCGCGAAACTATTAATGCCGGCACTGTTCGTCATGCTCATAGCGATGGTGATCTATACCTTATCGCTTCCTAATGCAATGGCCGGTGTTAGCTTCTATCTGATTCCGGACGTGAGTAAGATCACGCCGTCAGTGATTAGTGGTGCACTTAGCCAGGCTTTTTTCTCGTTGAGTCTGGGTATGGGTATCTTAATTACCTATGGTTCTTATATGGATCGTAATACTGATATAAAGCAAAGTGCTAAGCTGGTGGCGTTGACAGATACTTTGGTAGCATTCAGTGCGGGTTTACTCATTCTACCTGCCATTTTCTCTTTTGATCCGCAGATTAATACCGCAGAGCTATCGGAGTCATCGGTGTCGTTGATGTTTAGTTTCCTGCCGAAGATTTTTGTCGCATTACAGGCTGATGTAGGTGTTTTCTGGGCAAGTACCATTGCCTGCGTATTCTTCTTACTCGTCCTCGTAGCAGCGATTACTAGTTTGGTTTCCATTATTGAGGTGCCTCTTTCAGCGATGAGTGAGCGCCGAGCCATGAATCGTAAGCGCTCAATCGCCTTCATGGTATTGTTACTTGGGGCTTTCGGTGCGGCAGCTTCGATGTCATTTGGCCTGAGTGACTTCTTTACGCAATTCGTATTTTACTCCGGTGCTGATAAGTCACTATTTGACGTCATTTACGACATTTTCTACGACACTATTCTGCCGTTGAACGGCCTGCTCGTATGTCTGTTCGTGATGTACAAGTGGAAGAAGGCGAATTTTCAGAAGGCGCTTCATGAAGGGGCTGCGGATCGAGCAATGTCTTGGTATGACCGATACATGAATTTTGCCTTAAGTGGCTTCATACCATTGGTTCTGGCGGTTATCTTCGTTAATACCGTGTTGACGAAGTTCTTCTCGTAA
- a CDS encoding class II 3-deoxy-7-phosphoheptulonate synthase, with the protein MAKSWSADSWRQYPAQQQATYPDPNALANTAAQLAAAPALVSYEECQQLKGQLAKACNGQAFLLQGGDCAETFDAFSQQGILSTFKILLQMAIVLTQGTGKPVVKVGRIAGQFAKPRSRDTETINGVSLPSFRGDMINGLAFDKQSREPDPKRLTECYFQSAATLNLLRSQASSGTASLDHVQQWNEGFIERSALAKQYSVIAAQVKASLDFMAACGIRAHDDSALSRIDFFTSHEALHLEYENSLMRQHNDRHFISSGHMLWIGDRTRQLAGAHVEMLSGVDNPIGLKVGPSMTPDELIQLIDKLNPQNEPGKLTLITRMGADNIGTILPPLVERVTQAGAKVLWSSDPMHGNTHSSSTGLKTRSFDRILSEVRQFLAIHKAAGTHAGGIHLEMTGQHVTECIGGLSDLRDEDLPNRYQTACDPRLNADQVLEMAFILADELTA; encoded by the coding sequence GTGGCTAAATCCTGGAGTGCCGATAGCTGGCGCCAATACCCTGCTCAGCAGCAGGCAACATACCCTGACCCTAACGCCTTGGCGAACACTGCTGCTCAACTGGCAGCGGCTCCGGCGTTAGTTAGCTATGAAGAATGCCAGCAGTTAAAGGGACAACTTGCAAAAGCCTGTAATGGCCAAGCCTTTCTTCTCCAGGGTGGTGATTGCGCCGAGACCTTTGATGCCTTTTCCCAGCAAGGTATCCTTTCTACGTTCAAAATTCTTCTGCAGATGGCAATCGTGCTAACTCAAGGCACCGGTAAACCCGTGGTTAAAGTCGGTCGAATTGCCGGACAGTTTGCGAAACCAAGATCGCGTGACACCGAAACCATCAATGGTGTCTCCCTTCCCTCATTTCGCGGTGACATGATCAATGGCCTAGCGTTCGATAAACAGAGTAGAGAACCCGATCCAAAGCGACTTACCGAATGCTATTTCCAATCGGCGGCAACGTTAAACCTCCTGCGAAGCCAAGCATCAAGTGGTACCGCGTCATTAGACCATGTTCAGCAATGGAACGAAGGCTTCATCGAACGCTCTGCTTTGGCCAAACAGTACAGTGTTATCGCTGCCCAAGTGAAGGCGAGCCTGGACTTTATGGCGGCCTGTGGAATCCGGGCCCACGATGATTCAGCACTTAGTCGGATTGATTTCTTTACCTCCCACGAAGCTTTGCACTTGGAATACGAAAATTCGCTCATGCGCCAACACAATGATCGTCACTTTATTAGTAGTGGTCATATGCTCTGGATTGGCGACCGAACCCGACAGCTGGCTGGTGCTCATGTAGAAATGCTATCCGGCGTCGATAATCCCATTGGCTTGAAAGTCGGCCCCTCGATGACGCCCGATGAGCTCATTCAACTGATTGATAAGCTCAACCCTCAAAATGAGCCAGGGAAATTAACGCTGATAACAAGAATGGGGGCTGATAACATCGGGACGATACTCCCACCGCTCGTTGAGCGTGTTACTCAAGCTGGAGCTAAGGTGCTTTGGAGTTCAGACCCTATGCACGGTAACACTCATAGTTCTTCAACCGGTCTCAAAACGCGCTCTTTTGATCGTATTCTCTCTGAAGTTAGACAGTTTTTGGCCATCCATAAAGCCGCAGGCACTCATGCCGGAGGCATTCATTTAGAGATGACCGGACAACACGTCACCGAGTGTATTGGTGGTTTATCCGACCTTCGTGATGAGGACCTTCCGAATCGCTATCAAACCGCCTGTGACCCGCGTCTTAACGCCGACCAAGTGCTAGAAATGGCGTTTATCCTGGCCGATGAGTTAACCGCATAG
- a CDS encoding cysteine-rich CWC family protein has product MTSVGSANCPLCQSANLCGVDQSRCWCMNYTVDSARLERALLESVEPSVAQICVCEACLARIADLINQPCSIQREDKLLRTDDAKL; this is encoded by the coding sequence ATGACGTCGGTTGGCTCTGCTAATTGTCCTCTTTGCCAGAGTGCTAATCTATGTGGAGTTGACCAATCACGTTGTTGGTGTATGAACTACACCGTTGATTCCGCGCGTTTAGAGCGAGCGTTGCTTGAAAGCGTTGAGCCATCGGTTGCACAGATTTGTGTCTGTGAAGCCTGTTTGGCGCGCATCGCTGATTTGATAAATCAACCATGCTCGATTCAACGCGAAGATAAATTGTTACGGACGGATGATGCCAAACTTTAA
- a CDS encoding amino acid permease, producing MTKSVGVWRSWALVVGTMVGSGVFLLPAVLAPYGANSLWGWMFAGTGTLFIALSLASLASRYPKVGGPYAFTREAFGPFVGFLIAFGYWISLWSGVSAVAIAFAGYTDTLMGGNLGAVGQLAVALGIIAILCFVNCRGVESASVVQLVTTLLKLVPLVLVGFVGFSAGDWEAVEPLNPDNQSSVAMLSSMALLIMWAFIGVESATIPAEDTVNPQRTIPIALVVGTLTATAVYILATYGVQLLIPAEQLAVSTSPFTDAALILFGPIGAWLIGLGALVAIAGALNALILFSGQMTLALAKDGIFPKSFASLNQRGVPTTGLLTASVLAAVFVAMNYSDDLVSAFTWIIKLSTLMVILPYAVCALADLVLQRRNGTMKPLKVLVAVLALAYAIFAVVGSGAETVYLGALLLLAGMPLYFALKFGKQK from the coding sequence ATGACTAAATCGGTAGGAGTCTGGCGTTCGTGGGCGCTGGTAGTAGGTACGATGGTCGGTTCGGGTGTGTTTCTGCTTCCCGCAGTGCTAGCCCCCTATGGCGCGAATAGTCTATGGGGTTGGATGTTTGCCGGGACCGGTACGCTTTTCATCGCTTTGTCGCTAGCATCGCTGGCGAGTCGCTATCCAAAGGTCGGCGGACCTTACGCCTTTACCCGTGAGGCCTTTGGTCCCTTTGTTGGTTTTCTCATTGCCTTTGGCTATTGGATATCACTTTGGAGCGGTGTCTCAGCAGTTGCGATCGCGTTCGCGGGGTATACCGATACGCTGATGGGTGGAAATCTGGGAGCCGTTGGGCAGCTTGCCGTGGCGCTGGGAATCATTGCTATTCTCTGCTTTGTAAATTGCCGAGGTGTTGAATCCGCTAGTGTGGTGCAATTAGTCACAACCTTACTGAAATTAGTACCACTTGTCTTAGTTGGATTTGTGGGCTTTAGCGCAGGGGATTGGGAAGCAGTAGAACCGCTTAACCCGGACAATCAGTCTTCGGTCGCGATGCTATCCTCCATGGCTTTGCTTATTATGTGGGCGTTTATTGGCGTGGAGTCTGCCACGATTCCAGCCGAGGATACCGTTAACCCTCAACGTACTATTCCAATTGCCTTAGTAGTCGGTACTTTGACCGCGACAGCCGTGTATATCTTAGCCACTTACGGTGTTCAGTTGCTGATTCCTGCAGAGCAGTTAGCGGTTTCCACCTCGCCGTTCACCGATGCCGCGCTTATCCTATTTGGGCCTATCGGCGCTTGGCTAATTGGTCTGGGTGCACTGGTGGCCATTGCGGGTGCCCTCAACGCGCTTATTCTTTTTAGCGGGCAGATGACGCTTGCTTTAGCTAAGGATGGTATATTCCCGAAAAGCTTTGCAAGCCTCAACCAACGCGGTGTGCCGACTACGGGTTTATTGACGGCATCGGTGCTCGCTGCAGTGTTCGTAGCAATGAACTATAGCGATGACTTAGTCAGCGCGTTTACCTGGATTATTAAATTATCAACACTGATGGTCATTCTGCCCTATGCAGTTTGCGCGTTAGCTGACTTAGTTCTTCAACGTCGTAATGGCACAATGAAGCCCTTAAAGGTGCTTGTCGCTGTCCTTGCATTGGCCTATGCAATCTTTGCGGTAGTGGGGTCGGGTGCAGAAACCGTGTATTTGGGGGCATTGTTGTTGCTGGCTGGGATGCCACTCTATTTTGCGTTAAAATTTGGCAAACAAAAATAG
- a CDS encoding TonB-dependent receptor, translating into MLVRNQLSLAISLFTTVGLVHAAPDLQSANLYLEETTVIGQENRTKDTSSSAIVLDEAALEIFHSRDINKILLDAPGVYAAAEEGWGLRPNIGIRGTGTSRSSKVTILEDGVLVAPAPYSNPEAYYFPTTSRMVGVEVLKGSPILEYGPATIGGVLNLVSAQIPEAGFEARANVEAGSFDTYRALANVGGHGANVGWMLEAQNYQSGGFQDIDRSDQDTGFDKNDVTAKFRVHSDNIPGKVYHQLDVKYQYAEETSNMSYFGLTDSDFDEDPNRRYGLTELDEMDNSRDSYSVNYQIRLTPGFNVSALAYRNEFQRDWFKVDKINGVSGSSIMGAINSNSADAALYRSWLDGTADIADIDIKHNNRAYLSEGVQLVVNGMFELGGMHHDVRFGVRDHSDEMDRFQPVESYAQINGELVFVDSTAGSVTGSNNRIETADALAMWLIDDIQVTEALNVNVSIRNEDMEVSRRTFSDNDRVNDPARTSNDANEWLFGTSASYKLSDAWTVLGGVQQGMTPISGGSTKPDAPETSTNYEFGARWAAADTEVSMIGFYSDYANTVQYCSNAYPCDNGDTQGSLSLGESEVVGVEFRADTTAQFNRLAMPIGVAYTYTQAEVTEGVNGSTDVSGDEWAYIPANQLSATVGLVDGATGISGYLRASYVEGACVETGCNRIGDEFSRLDDQFSLDASAHYAMTDRADLYMNIDNLLDERAIVSRSPYGARANMPRSFTVGVDYKF; encoded by the coding sequence ATGTTAGTACGTAATCAACTGAGCTTAGCGATTAGTTTATTTACAACAGTCGGCTTGGTTCATGCTGCACCCGACCTTCAAAGCGCTAACCTGTATTTAGAAGAAACCACCGTTATTGGTCAAGAAAACCGTACTAAGGACACTTCTTCCTCAGCAATTGTACTGGATGAAGCAGCTTTGGAAATTTTCCATAGCAGAGATATTAACAAGATTCTTTTAGATGCGCCCGGGGTTTACGCGGCGGCTGAGGAAGGGTGGGGCCTTCGTCCTAACATTGGTATTCGTGGTACCGGTACGTCGCGTAGCAGCAAGGTAACCATCCTTGAAGATGGTGTGTTAGTCGCTCCCGCGCCATATTCGAATCCCGAGGCTTATTACTTTCCAACGACCAGCCGCATGGTTGGGGTTGAGGTTCTGAAGGGTTCGCCAATTCTAGAGTATGGCCCAGCGACTATTGGCGGCGTACTGAACCTCGTTTCGGCACAAATTCCTGAAGCGGGTTTTGAGGCCCGCGCTAATGTTGAAGCGGGTTCCTTTGATACCTACCGTGCGTTAGCTAACGTGGGCGGTCACGGTGCTAATGTAGGTTGGATGCTTGAAGCGCAAAACTACCAATCGGGTGGTTTCCAAGACATCGATCGCAGCGATCAAGACACGGGCTTCGATAAGAATGATGTAACGGCTAAGTTCCGAGTGCACAGCGATAATATTCCGGGCAAGGTTTATCATCAGCTTGATGTTAAGTACCAATACGCTGAAGAGACTTCGAACATGTCATACTTCGGTTTGACAGATAGTGATTTCGACGAAGATCCGAATCGCCGCTACGGTCTGACTGAATTAGACGAAATGGATAACAGCCGTGATAGTTACTCAGTAAACTACCAAATTCGACTAACCCCTGGATTTAATGTGAGCGCACTGGCTTATCGTAATGAATTCCAACGCGATTGGTTCAAAGTAGATAAGATCAATGGGGTGTCAGGTAGCTCGATTATGGGCGCGATTAACTCGAATAGTGCGGACGCAGCGCTCTACCGCTCTTGGTTGGATGGAACGGCTGATATCGCCGATATTGATATCAAACATAATAATCGTGCTTATCTTTCAGAGGGCGTCCAGTTAGTAGTCAATGGCATGTTCGAGCTAGGTGGAATGCATCACGACGTTCGTTTTGGTGTTCGCGATCATAGCGACGAAATGGATCGTTTTCAGCCTGTTGAGAGCTACGCGCAGATTAATGGTGAGCTCGTCTTTGTCGATTCTACTGCGGGTAGTGTAACAGGTTCGAATAATCGTATTGAAACTGCCGACGCGCTAGCAATGTGGCTCATTGATGATATTCAAGTGACTGAGGCGCTAAACGTTAATGTTTCGATTCGTAACGAAGATATGGAAGTGAGTCGACGAACCTTTAGCGATAATGATCGAGTCAACGATCCGGCCCGAACAAGCAACGATGCTAACGAGTGGTTATTTGGTACGTCAGCGAGCTATAAGTTGAGTGACGCTTGGACAGTCCTTGGTGGTGTTCAGCAGGGCATGACACCTATTTCAGGTGGCTCCACTAAGCCGGATGCACCGGAGACCTCAACTAACTATGAATTTGGTGCACGCTGGGCAGCGGCAGATACCGAAGTCTCAATGATTGGCTTCTACAGTGATTACGCCAATACCGTGCAGTACTGCTCGAACGCTTATCCGTGTGACAATGGCGATACTCAAGGTTCCTTAAGCTTGGGTGAATCAGAAGTTGTTGGTGTCGAGTTCCGAGCTGATACAACGGCGCAGTTTAATCGTCTCGCCATGCCGATAGGCGTTGCCTATACCTATACTCAGGCCGAAGTAACGGAAGGTGTGAATGGTTCCACGGATGTGAGTGGTGATGAATGGGCCTATATCCCTGCAAATCAGTTGTCGGCAACGGTTGGGCTGGTGGATGGAGCGACGGGGATATCGGGTTACCTTCGCGCTTCATACGTTGAAGGCGCTTGTGTGGAGACTGGTTGCAACCGAATTGGTGATGAGTTTTCACGGCTCGATGATCAGTTTTCTCTTGACGCTTCCGCGCACTACGCAATGACTGACAGAGCGGACTTGTATATGAATATCGACAATCTGCTGGACGAACGCGCCATTGTCTCTCGCAGCCCCTACGGCGCTAGAGCTAACATGCCTCGCTCGTTCACAGTAGGCGTTGACTATAAGTTCTAA